One window of the Periophthalmus magnuspinnatus isolate fPerMag1 chromosome 17, fPerMag1.2.pri, whole genome shotgun sequence genome contains the following:
- the LOC117384764 gene encoding plexin domain-containing protein 2-like has protein sequence MPLAPVRSGTGPLRRCSHEECEARFGPCDVDHVYYMSKVYSPTDALRAELWVNFSERQETWRNHGSLPNLHRQAKRVRLSFDFPFYGHLLKEVTVATGGFIYTGEVMHQLLTATQYIAPLMANFDPSLSQNSSVFYFDNGTALVVQWSDIHLQDNSNLGPFTFQATLHKEGRIVFAYKQIPVDISLISTDHHPVRVGLSDAFVVLHQIEQIPNVRRKTIYEYHKVDILKSSISSCTGVEFFPLPTCLQFSSCGLCVSSQIGFNCSWCSRLQKCSSGFDRNRQDWVDHGCLDERRDPRCVQTSDPSFSLPSTQSTTSAQSAAGQHRGTTADPQNSTQGEGNTSHSNTSKRTVSTKQPPTENRGPDEVPDQVGLVVGVAVGTVVITAAVLLSLYVYIHPTSGLSLFFIERRPTRWPMLQFRRGSGRPSYAEVELTGRDLDSTVVIDPKQAFIISDRRESEQKEGFVVPDQRERFLLSDNS, from the exons ATGCCCCTGGCCCCGGTGCGCTCTGGGACTGGCCCGCTGCGGAGGTGCTCCCATGAGGAATGTGAAGCGCGCTTTGGCCCCTGT GATGTTGATCATGTCTACTACATGTCAAAGGTCTACAGTCCCACAGACGCATTGAGAGCAGAGCTGTGGGTGAACTTCAGTGAACGTCAGGAAACATGGAGGAACCACGGCTCTCTGCCAAATCTGCACCGACAGGCCAAG AGAGTGCGTCTGTCCTTTGACTTCCCTTTCTACGGTCACCTCCTGAAGGAAGTCACTGTGGCCACTGGTG gTTTTATTTACACTGGAGAGGTGATGCACCAGCTGCTCACAGCCACACAGTACATCGCTCCCCTGATGGCCAACTTCGACCCGAGCCTCTCCCAAAactcctctgtgttttactttgaTAACG GCACAGCTCTGGTGGTGCAGTGGAGTGACATTCACCTGCAAGACAACTCCAATCTCGGACCTTTCACTTTCCAGGCCACTCTGCACAAAGAGGGGCGCATCGTGTTTGCATACAAACAG ATCCCAGTGGACATCAGTCTCATCAGCACTGACCATCATCCCGTCCGAGTGGGTTTGTCTGACGCTTTTGTGGTGCTGCATCAAATCGAGCAGATTCCAA ATGTGCGGAGGAAAACCATTTATGAATATCATAAAGTGGACATCCTCAAGTCTTCAATATCGAGTTGCACAGGAGTTGAGTTTTTTCCTCTTCCAA CGTGCCTCCAGTTCTCCAGCTGTGGTCTGTGCGTCTCTTCTCAAATCGGATTCAACTGTAGTTGGTGCAGTCGACTTCAgaa ATGCTCCAGTGGTTTTGACCGTAACCGCCAGGACTGGGTGGACCACGGCTGTCTGGACGAG AGGCGTGACCCTCGTTGTGTCCAGACTTCagacccctccttctctctcccttccaccCAGAGCACCACGTCTGCCCAGTCTGCAGCGGGACAGCACAGGGGGACTACAGCCGACCCCCAAAACAGCACACAGGGAGAGGGCAATACCTCACACAGTAACACAAGCAAGAGGACAGTCTCAACTAAACAACCTCCTACTGAAAACAGAG GTCCTGATGAGGTCCCGGACCAGGTGGGTCTTGTGGTGGGCGTTGCTGTAGGGACCGTTGTCATAACAGCAGCGGTTCTTCTGTCTCTGTACGTTTACATCCACCCGACCTCCGGCCTCAGCCTGTTTTTCATAGAG cGCCGCCCAACCCGTTGGCCTATGCTGCAGTTTCGCCGAGGCTCCGGTCGGCCCTCGTACGCCGAGGTGGAGCTCACGGGGCGGGACCTGGACAGTACTGTGGTCATCGACCCCAAACAGGCCTTCATCATCTCAGACCGAAGGGAGAGTGAGCAAAAGGAGGGCTTTGTAGTCCCAGACCAACGAGAGCGCTTCCTCCTGTCTGACAACTCCTGA